The DNA region GATTAACTTATTAAACCCTTGAGCCATCTCTGAGAGTTCCAGCGGAGCGTTTTCGTCTGCTTTTATGGTTAAATCATGGTTTGTACTGATAGTTAGCAGGGTATTTTTAAAGTTTTCTATGGGTTTAGAGATAGATGTTTTTGTAAGATAGAGTATAAAAAATGCGAAAAGAGTTATACCGATAATCAAGCCGGCAGAGAGCATCATAATATTAAGAGATTGTTTCTCTATCTTTTCATCTATTAATTTATAAATATTTTTATATAACTCAAGCTCTACATTTCTAAGCAGGTCAATCGAAGTCGTAGCATTTGTAAACCAAGCTGACGGATCAACGCCAAATTCACCTGCTTGACCTTTGGCTTGTGCTATATCAATCATTGCAAAAGTTTTATCTATCGCATCCCCTTTAAATGTGCTTTCATAAAACTTTTTTAGCTCTTGGGGAGCCAGAGTAGCGAACTTTCTTGAATTTACTTTATAAGCTCCTATGCTGCCGCCAAAAGTAAAATATGTGTTTCCCGCAAAACCGTCTTTTGTAAAAGCGCCGTTTAGATTTGCTCTAATCTGCCCAAGCTGCTCTTTTGCCGAAGCCAAGTGTGTGTACGCCTGAATGGTGTTTCTTCCATCTTTATCATCCATAAGAGACGGTATGATTGTAGCACTGTCTATAATAGAGACGATAATTTTGGAATAGTAAGCTCCGACATCAGGTGCGCTCATAGAGAGACTGTCTATGGCAGATCTTTTTTGACTGAGTTCGCTTAAGTTGTTTAAAATGGAACTGTCACCTTTTGTTTTTGCATAAACTTCTCTGATTTCGCCGATTGCACTATCTGCTTTTTGTCTTATTTCAGGTAGCATATCTTTGTTTTTTGCACCGTTACTTGCGCTAAATCCGACGCTTAACCCTCTCTCTATTTGCATAAAATGAATCGCTTTTGCCAAAGATTCAACTTCTAAAATACGGTTTTTTGTGATTGTAAGGTTCTCTTTTATGCCGATGTCATAAAATATTCTGCCTACGGACAGCGCCAAAATAACCATAATAGGAACTATTGCTAGAACAGACAATCTTGCTTTTATGCTTATGTTTTTCATTAGCTTCTCTTTTTTTTGTTTTTCTAAGCAATTTTAACATAAAAGTTTTTATTTAAAATTAATATTACTTAAAATAATTTAGTTTAGCTAAAGAAATAGCTTTTATAGACATCTTTTATTTTTTATGCGATACAATAACCAAAAAAATAGAGGTAGTTTATATGCCGTTACTGGATAGTTTTAAAGTAGACCATACGATTATGCCTGCACCCGCAGTTCGCCGTGCAAAAGGGATGAAAACGCCAAAAGGCGATGATATAACGGTGTTTGATTTGAGATTTGTTCGACCCAACAAAGAGATTTTATCCTCAGAGGGGATTCACACGCTGGAGCATCTTTTTGCAGGATTTATGAGAGATCATCTAAATAGCGATAAAGTGGAGATTATCGATATCTCTCCGATGGGATGCCGCACGGGTTTTTATATGAGCCTAATCGGCACTCCCGATGAGGTGGTAGTAGCGGATGCTTGGAGAGCTTCAATGGAAGATATACTCAAAGTCAAAGAGCAAAAAGATATTCCAGAGTTAAATGCTTATCAGTGCGGAACTTATAAGATGCACTCGCTAAAAGACGCAAAAGAGATAGCTTCGGAAGTTTTAAGCAGAGGTATCGGCGTGATGGATAACGATGCCTTGGCACTTGATGAATCAAAGGTAGGGTGAGTATGTATATTTTAATTCCGATGGATACCAAAGATGCCGATGAGGGAACTATCTCAAAAATAAATGATGTAAAATGTTGGGTTCAGATACTTTTAGAAGAGGGCGAAGTTGTAGAGGTTGTATTTAATGAAGATAAAGACGCATTTTCTAATTTTAGCGAAGTGCTTATCGTGATGGACGACACTGAATATGTTTGGCCTTTCATAGAGCTTGGGATGATGGTTCTAGTAGCACATACGCAAAGAAGCATTGACGATATTATGGAAGCGTTTTTATTTCGAGAGCTTAATGAGCTTGCCTATTAATTGAAACCTCTAATTAAATTAAAATAAGAATGTTTAAAAAAGGTCTATTTAAAGATAAATAAATTCTCATATATTGCAATATATAAACAATAAGAAAATTTGATATAATGTTTAAATAATATCTTTAAACAGGAATAGTTAATGGAGATAAGGTCAGTAATTACTGCTCAACAAAGAACAGATCAGATAAAATCATTTCAGGCTGAACTTCAGATTTTAAAAGATGAAAACATAATTTCGCTTTCACCGGAGCAGAATAAAACAATAGCTAAGTACCATCAAGAACTTTTAGCTAACTACTCTTTAAAGTTTGATGTAGATACAAGTAAAAATGAAAAGCAACTCAGTCTAGGCATGAAGATAGCTTCATTTTTAGCTGCTCTTGGCTTGGCTTTTAGTATATTTTTTCTTTTTTTTCAGTTTTGGGGTGATTATACGCAGAACACTCAGGTTGTTATACTTATTTTAACACCTTCTCTTTTGCTTGGAGTTACAATCTACTTGAGAAAGCAGCAAAAAGGTGACTACTATACAAAAATTTCTGCTTTACTCGCTTTTGTAGCCTTTGTTCTAAATCTCTTTATGCTTGGTCAAATATTTAATATCTCACCCTCTTTGAATGTTTTTTTTGTTTGGTCTATTTTTGCATTTTTGCTTGCCTATGCTTTAAATACAAGGCTTCTTTTAGGTGTCGGCATAATCTTTTTTTCTTTTTTTCTATCGGCAAAGGTTGGTGTTTGGGGTGGAGGTTACTGGATAAACTTATCAGAACATCCTGAAAACTTTTTTCCAGTTGCTGCTATTTTGTTTTTACTATCATTTATAAAGCATAGTAAACTCACAAGCTTTGACATAGTTTATAGATACTTCTCTATGTTGCTTTTCTTTTTGCCTGTATTGATTCTCTCAAATAATGGACTAAGTAGTTATGCTGAGATGGACAGACATTTTATTCAGGGTTTTTACCAAATCGTAGGCTTTAGCGTAAGTGCTTTTGCCATATATATAGGCATCAATAAAGGTTTGTCAGAGGTTACAAATATGGGAAATATATTTTTTGTCATTTTTCTTTATACAAAGTTTTTTAACTGGTGGTGGGATTTAATGCCAAAATATATTTTCTTTTTAATAATAGGTTTAAGTGCCGTTTTTATACTTATGATACTAAAAAGATTTAAAAGCAAACTTCTAAAAAATACTCTTTGGAGATTATCATGAAAATATTTAAATCTTCTTGGGGACTTTTTGTATTAGCTTTTATTTTGTTGTTTTTTGCAAATGCTGTAGTGTTAACAGGCGTTTACATAAATAGAACCATGGAAGCAACCTCTCAAATAGTGCTTACACAAAGAGAACTACAAATGCCATATAAAAATAAAAGAGAGAATAATGGTATGTCTCTTAAGCTTGTATATAGAATCTTAAACACAGATATAAGCAAAGGTTCGTACAATAAAATCCCCGCTTGGCTAAATGCAGAAAAGTTAAAAGAGTTGGGTTTTGATACAACAAATAGAGATCAAGGTACTGCGCATTATAAAAAACCCCCGACAAAAGAAGTTTTTATAGTTCTTGAATATGATGGTGAGGCTTATAAAAAGTCATTAGCTTTAGCAGAAGAAAACTTTGTAGAAAAAGAAGTTTTGTTTAATGCAAAAAAAGATGATAATAGGACAAAAATGGATTATGAAAATGCTAAAAAGCGTCTAAATCGTGAGCAGATATCTGAGTCAAGACTTTTTGCTATAGACGCAGGTTTGGAGTATGAAAAATTAAGAGAAGAATACCCTGACAAAAACACATATATTATAGTTAAAGGTCTAGTAAGATTAGTTTATCAAAATAAAATAGAAAAAGAGCAATCCGCTAGCATACAACAATTAAATACAGAAAATATTTACCTGCCTTATAAGTTTAAGCATGTTTTAAAAGATATTACTACAGATGATGACTTAAATAATAGAGTGGGCAGTGCTCCAAAATATGAAGTCGAAATAAAATATGGAATTAGATATGAGCCATGGATTAGTTCTGTAGAAACTATATGAGACCGTTTACAAGCACCACTGTGAATGAATCTCCACTTTATTTTTATGATATACTTTGTAATATAACGAGCTTGCTTAGGTATATGTCGGTCATTGCGAACGAAGTGAAGCAATCTAAAAAGATGCTTATGCAAGAAGTCTATTAAATGTGCAGTAACGACAGAACAAAGTTTAAAAGGTTTCTTTATAAATGGATAAATTGCATGAGATGGTTTTAAGCAAAGACGGGAGCTATACCGCATACTCGAAAGAGTACGGAGAGCACTATCACTCCACCAAAGACGGTGCGCTTTATGAATCGCTTGTCAAACATGTAGAACCTGCGTTTAAAATAAAACAAAATCAGGATGAGATAACGGTTTTAGATATCTGTTTTGGTCTTGGTTTTAATACTCTAGCAACTGTTTATCACCATAAAAAAAACTCTTTTGCTTCAAAACTAAATATTTTCTCACCCGAACTTGATGCTGCTTTGGTAAAATCTTTGGTAAATTTTAGTTACCCAAAAGAGTTTGACGAACTTAGGCATATTATTGTAGAACTCGTAAATAACGGGGTTTATGATGAAGAAAATCTGCATATAGAGCTTTTTTTAGGCGATGCCAGAGAGTATATAAAAAAATTTCCAAAAGCAAAGTTTGATATAGTTTATCAAGACGCTTTTTCTCCGTCCGCAAATCCTGTTTTATGGACAAAAGAGTATTTTGGCGACATTAAAAACATCATAAAAAAAGACGGTATTTTAACTACATACTCTATCGCACTTCCCGTCAGACTTGCTCTTTATGAGAACGGTTTTAATATTTATATAAACAGCGGAGAGGGTTTTAGAGATGCAACAGTTGCCTCTTTAAGTCCTCTTAATGTGTTTACGGGCGTAGATATGGAACATAAGATAAAATGCAATCCGGATGCTCTCTCGCTTAGAGATTGATAACCTCTAAAAACTGCTCTCCAAATTGTTCAAACTTTTTCTCTCCGACACCGTTAACTTCGAGCATACTTATTTTGTCACAAGGTTTGCTAGAAGCTAAATTTTTAAGCACTTTATCCGAAAAAATGATGTACGCAGGAACTTTAAGCTCACTTGCTATCTGAGTTCTTTTGATTCTGAGTTTCTCGAAAAGTTCTTCATCAAAATCTGCCGCTTCATCTCTTTTGACTTTTTTCTCTTTAACGGCT from Sulfurimonas sp. includes:
- a CDS encoding nitrate- and nitrite sensing domain-containing protein, translating into MKNISIKARLSVLAIVPIMVILALSVGRIFYDIGIKENLTITKNRILEVESLAKAIHFMQIERGLSVGFSASNGAKNKDMLPEIRQKADSAIGEIREVYAKTKGDSSILNNLSELSQKRSAIDSLSMSAPDVGAYYSKIIVSIIDSATIIPSLMDDKDGRNTIQAYTHLASAKEQLGQIRANLNGAFTKDGFAGNTYFTFGGSIGAYKVNSRKFATLAPQELKKFYESTFKGDAIDKTFAMIDIAQAKGQAGEFGVDPSAWFTNATTSIDLLRNVELELYKNIYKLIDEKIEKQSLNIMMLSAGLIIGITLFAFFILYLTKTSISKPIENFKNTLLTISTNHDLTIKADENAPLELSEMAQGFNKLI
- the luxS gene encoding S-ribosylhomocysteine lyase, producing the protein MPLLDSFKVDHTIMPAPAVRRAKGMKTPKGDDITVFDLRFVRPNKEILSSEGIHTLEHLFAGFMRDHLNSDKVEIIDISPMGCRTGFYMSLIGTPDEVVVADAWRASMEDILKVKEQKDIPELNAYQCGTYKMHSLKDAKEIASEVLSRGIGVMDNDALALDESKVG
- a CDS encoding DUF2157 domain-containing protein, producing MEIRSVITAQQRTDQIKSFQAELQILKDENIISLSPEQNKTIAKYHQELLANYSLKFDVDTSKNEKQLSLGMKIASFLAALGLAFSIFFLFFQFWGDYTQNTQVVILILTPSLLLGVTIYLRKQQKGDYYTKISALLAFVAFVLNLFMLGQIFNISPSLNVFFVWSIFAFLLAYALNTRLLLGVGIIFFSFFLSAKVGVWGGGYWINLSEHPENFFPVAAILFLLSFIKHSKLTSFDIVYRYFSMLLFFLPVLILSNNGLSSYAEMDRHFIQGFYQIVGFSVSAFAIYIGINKGLSEVTNMGNIFFVIFLYTKFFNWWWDLMPKYIFFLIIGLSAVFILMILKRFKSKLLKNTLWRLS
- a CDS encoding DUF4824 family protein; this translates as MKIFKSSWGLFVLAFILLFFANAVVLTGVYINRTMEATSQIVLTQRELQMPYKNKRENNGMSLKLVYRILNTDISKGSYNKIPAWLNAEKLKELGFDTTNRDQGTAHYKKPPTKEVFIVLEYDGEAYKKSLALAEENFVEKEVLFNAKKDDNRTKMDYENAKKRLNREQISESRLFAIDAGLEYEKLREEYPDKNTYIIVKGLVRLVYQNKIEKEQSASIQQLNTENIYLPYKFKHVLKDITTDDDLNNRVGSAPKYEVEIKYGIRYEPWISSVETI
- a CDS encoding MnmC family methyltransferase, encoding MDKLHEMVLSKDGSYTAYSKEYGEHYHSTKDGALYESLVKHVEPAFKIKQNQDEITVLDICFGLGFNTLATVYHHKKNSFASKLNIFSPELDAALVKSLVNFSYPKEFDELRHIIVELVNNGVYDEENLHIELFLGDAREYIKKFPKAKFDIVYQDAFSPSANPVLWTKEYFGDIKNIIKKDGILTTYSIALPVRLALYENGFNIYINSGEGFRDATVASLSPLNVFTGVDMEHKIKCNPDALSLRD